The Camelus dromedarius isolate mCamDro1 chromosome 8, mCamDro1.pat, whole genome shotgun sequence genome includes a window with the following:
- the UTF1 gene encoding undifferentiated embryonic cell transcription factor 1 — translation MLLRPRRPPPPAPPSPASPDLEPRLAGGVPGTPPRRPASPGALAAPASPGSPASPGLPVSPRSAQRTPWSARETELLLGTLLQPAVWRALLLDRRQALPTYRRVSAALARQQVRRTPAQCRRRYKFLKDKVRDAHGQPPGPFDAQIRQLMGLLGDNGRRRARRRSPGPGRPPRGRRPAPAVPAEPGAPQLLAARGPDADPAWTLRFSPSPPKTAEDPRAPGSPTALSTFIPAPDRPEDPEPFRPPGSPPPPSPGRAREDSDSPPGRPEDHAPPQSAPPSLNAALLQTLGHLGDIVSILGPLRDQLLTLNQHVEQLRGSFDQTVSLAVGFILGSAAAERGVLTDPRQ, via the exons ATGCTGCTCCGGCCCCGGCGGCCGCCTCCGCCCGCGCCGCCGTCTCCTGCCAGCCCGGACCTCGAGCCGCGGCTGGCGGGGGGCGTCCCCGGGACCCCGCCCCGGAGGCCCGCCTCGCCTGGCGCGCTGGCGGCGCCCGCGTCCCCCGGGTCGCCCGCGTCCCCCGGGTTGCCCGTGTCCCCGCGCTCGGCGCAGCGCACGCCCTGGAGCGCGCGCGAGACGGAGCTGCTGCTGGGCACGCTGCTGCAGCCGGCCGTGTGGCGCGCGCTGCTGCTGGACCGCCGCCAGGCCCTGCCCACCTACCGCCGCGTGTCGGCCGCGCTCGCCCGCCAGCAGGTGCGGCGCACCCCTGCGCAGTGCCGCCGCCGCTACAAGTTCCTCAAGGACAAGGTCCGCGACGCGCACGGCCAGCCGCCCGGGCCCTTCGACGCGCAGATCCGCCAGCTCATGGGGCTGCTGGGCGACAACGGACGCAGACGCGCCCGCCGCCGCTCCCCCGGGCCCGGGCGCCCTCCGCGCGGCCGCCGGCCGGCCCCCGCCGTGCCCGCTGAGCCGG GCGCCCCACAGCTGCTCGCCGCCCGAGGCCCCGACGCGGACCCCGCCTGGACGCTCAGGTTCAGCCCGTCCCCGCCCAAGACTGCGGAAGACCCCCGCGCCCCCGGCTCGCCGACGGCGCTCTCCACCTTCATCCCGGCACCCGACCGCCCCGAGGACCCCGAGCCCTTCCGCCCCCCTGGCTCCCCACCGCCGCCGTCCCCCGGCCGCGCCCGGGAGGACTCCGACTCGCCGCCCGGCCGCCCGGAGGACCACGCGCCGCCGCAGTCTGCGCCGCCGTCGCTGAACGCCGCCCTCCTGCAGACCCTGGGGCACCTGGGCGACATCGTGTCCATCCTGGGCCCGCTGCGTGAccagctgctgaccttgaaccAGCACGTGGAGCAGCTGCGTGGCTCCTTCGACCAGACCGTGTCCCTGGCCGTGGGCTTCATCCTGGGCAGCGCTGCCGCTGAGCGCGGCGTCCTGACCGACCCGCGCCAGTAA